A region from the Mesomycoplasma hyopneumoniae J genome encodes:
- a CDS encoding P68 family surface lipoprotein: MEKIIMKYLKKNKQKVKLSYKFRRFFLTSALSFAPLALVASCVNNSRFDSNEDNKLVFGHTFSSSGKEAKALEKIIEVWNKTATNQKDFIKMEAQYFQNGYNGSAASITNFLQTKDRIKLPNIVTNYPSLLAIVNKYSMTFPLVKDFSSNQEPQDENEKAIKKFLKEQGISDFLEINKEVPFLDTKGVYTLPFGKSTEVLTINKVLFGWMINKALADPKKPAKIKEEDKPYFAEFQKLAKEKTGDIKEIERIWKKYVSDDQGLAGYEFRRSDLENFTDLQKLSSRILRSFPEALSGGSTDSAKSVLGIDNQATLVFALARSVSEGNRSQEVTVLDRQKNLIDYISFIDKPDSIRYKNLEKIFNLLSQGIKDRSIYYTSAGEYNSTFFRNHQQVFSIGSTSGYFHNFVKPTATNYQIGFNKNDGLKSVYSVSYPKFSAIVSLEDLKDITKDLEITATDGSSKLKIDAKFLGKLKEYAQQNPVKKVFYFTDRSEKPSGIFEKDYIVLGKYKNDKNEEFNGLVIPTYTELYKNSGSNALNDDELALEAPPHKFDANSKITPIVAQGPDLIFIHSTEKEDKAAKAFVKWLLTEKIVFEENSQEKMTPLEYFARATSYLLPIKSTLDKTHFSPKNRSQKFILDQFSKFLNADSKGKYSLVYDNADANASSFRESLDSSVAQMQSLKASDGKVRSFKEFLEKLEGNLGPAFKSK, translated from the coding sequence ATGGAGAAAATTATAATGAAGTATCTTAAGAAAAATAAGCAGAAAGTTAAATTATCCTATAAATTTAGGCGTTTTTTCCTAACCAGCGCACTTAGTTTTGCTCCCTTGGCTTTAGTTGCAAGTTGTGTTAATAATTCCCGATTTGATTCAAATGAGGATAATAAATTAGTTTTTGGTCATACTTTTTCATCTTCAGGAAAAGAAGCAAAAGCACTTGAGAAAATTATTGAAGTCTGGAATAAAACTGCAACTAATCAAAAAGATTTTATCAAAATGGAAGCACAATATTTCCAGAATGGCTATAATGGATCAGCGGCTTCGATTACAAACTTTTTACAGACAAAAGATCGGATAAAACTGCCAAATATTGTCACAAATTATCCTTCACTTCTGGCAATAGTTAATAAATATTCAATGACTTTTCCGCTTGTTAAAGATTTTAGTTCTAATCAAGAACCACAAGATGAAAATGAAAAAGCAATAAAAAAGTTCCTAAAAGAGCAAGGAATTTCTGATTTCCTTGAAATTAATAAAGAAGTTCCTTTCCTTGATACAAAGGGAGTTTATACCCTTCCATTTGGAAAATCAACTGAAGTTCTTACAATTAATAAAGTTTTGTTTGGTTGAATGATTAATAAAGCACTTGCTGATCCAAAAAAGCCAGCAAAAATTAAAGAAGAAGATAAACCTTATTTTGCCGAATTTCAAAAATTAGCCAAGGAAAAAACTGGTGATATTAAGGAAATTGAAAGAATCTGAAAAAAATATGTCTCAGATGATCAAGGACTTGCAGGCTATGAATTTCGCCGATCCGATCTTGAAAATTTTACTGACCTACAGAAATTATCATCACGAATTCTTCGTTCTTTTCCAGAGGCCCTTTCAGGAGGATCCACTGATTCGGCAAAATCAGTTTTAGGAATTGATAATCAAGCAACGCTAGTTTTTGCTCTTGCCAGATCAGTTTCAGAAGGTAATCGATCACAGGAAGTTACCGTTCTTGATAGGCAAAAGAATTTAATTGATTATATATCTTTTATAGATAAACCTGATTCAATTAGATATAAAAATTTAGAAAAAATTTTTAATTTATTAAGCCAAGGGATAAAAGATCGCTCAATTTATTATACATCTGCAGGGGAGTATAATTCAACTTTTTTCCGGAATCATCAGCAAGTTTTCTCAATTGGTTCAACTTCAGGCTATTTCCATAATTTTGTCAAACCAACAGCGACAAATTATCAAATCGGCTTTAACAAAAATGATGGTCTTAAGTCAGTTTATAGCGTTAGCTATCCCAAATTTAGCGCAATTGTATCACTTGAAGATCTCAAGGATATAACCAAAGATCTAGAAATAACAGCAACCGATGGTAGCTCTAAATTAAAAATTGATGCTAAATTTTTAGGAAAACTCAAAGAATATGCACAGCAAAATCCAGTTAAAAAAGTGTTTTATTTTACTGATCGATCAGAAAAACCTTCAGGTATCTTCGAAAAAGATTATATTGTTTTAGGCAAATACAAAAATGATAAAAATGAAGAATTTAATGGCCTTGTAATTCCAACTTATACAGAACTCTATAAAAATTCTGGATCAAATGCCCTTAATGATGATGAACTTGCACTTGAAGCCCCACCGCATAAATTCGATGCAAATAGTAAAATCACCCCCATTGTCGCCCAAGGTCCTGATCTAATTTTTATTCATTCAACTGAAAAAGAAGATAAAGCCGCAAAAGCTTTTGTTAAATGACTTTTGACAGAAAAAATAGTCTTTGAGGAAAATAGTCAGGAAAAAATGACTCCGCTTGAGTATTTTGCCAGAGCAACCTCATATTTATTGCCAATAAAATCAACGCTTGATAAAACCCATTTTAGTCCAAAAAATAGATCTCAGAAATTCATACTTGACCAATTTAGTAAATTTCTTAATGCTGATTCAAAAGGAAAATATTCGCTTGTCTATGATAATGCCGATGCAAATGCTTCATCCTTCCGTGAATCACTAGATTCTTCAGTTGCCCAGATGCAATCATTAAAAGCAAGTGATGGAAAAGTGCGTAGTTTTAAAGAGTTTTTAGAAAAACTAGAGGGAAATTTAGGTCCTGCTTTTAAATCAAAATAA
- a CDS encoding thermonuclease family protein, whose amino-acid sequence MKKFIKKLLFSSSAIILSPLFFISCYQNEATRLYQEAQKYYKIRDFLKNPFNDLFDQQSDYAKDIAKFLDQNYQWTQQDKLKFKDDKLPDQQYFDKILAEIVEWKDGDTVILKSLNSEKLPQLFSVRLESIDTPETGMINKDGKYEKTSGVEAKFANKATEFAKKILPVKAKVYFVFHKTGPSRSYERYVGSIFFGHDEFYKNYSLEIVKAGLAAPILHSGFSAINDPTTIYSYLSIKQASALENAINKKFGVFEGIRDKKFNSITQVLEEIWKTRGLPPISNFLVLGDKNKNKNVVDWYEFGRELKEKK is encoded by the coding sequence ATGAAAAAATTTATAAAAAAATTACTTTTTAGTTCAAGTGCAATAATTTTGTCACCTTTATTTTTTATTTCTTGTTATCAAAATGAAGCAACTCGTTTATACCAAGAAGCCCAAAAATACTATAAAATACGTGATTTTTTAAAAAATCCCTTTAATGATTTATTTGATCAACAAAGTGATTATGCAAAAGATATTGCAAAATTTTTAGATCAAAATTATCAATGAACTCAACAAGATAAACTAAAATTTAAAGATGATAAATTACCTGATCAACAATATTTTGATAAAATATTAGCCGAAATTGTTGAATGAAAAGATGGAGATACTGTCATATTAAAATCACTTAATTCTGAAAAACTTCCGCAACTTTTTAGCGTTCGACTTGAAAGTATCGATACTCCCGAAACTGGAATGATTAACAAAGATGGTAAATACGAAAAAACTAGCGGAGTTGAAGCAAAATTCGCTAATAAAGCAACTGAATTTGCCAAAAAAATACTGCCTGTAAAAGCAAAAGTTTATTTTGTTTTTCATAAAACTGGCCCATCACGTTCTTATGAGCGTTATGTTGGTAGCATTTTTTTCGGCCATGATGAATTTTATAAAAATTATTCCCTTGAAATTGTCAAAGCTGGTCTTGCAGCTCCAATTCTCCATAGTGGATTTAGCGCAATAAATGATCCAACGACAATTTATTCATATCTTTCGATCAAACAAGCATCAGCGCTTGAGAATGCAATTAATAAAAAATTCGGCGTTTTTGAGGGAATAAGGGATAAGAAATTTAATTCAATTACTCAAGTTCTTGAAGAAATATGGAAGACCCGAGGTCTCCCCCCGATTAGTAATTTTTTAGTTTTAGGAGATAAAAATAAGAATAAAAATGTTGTTGACTGGTATGAATTTGGTCGAGAATTAAAGGAAAAAAAATAA